One part of the Deltaproteobacteria bacterium genome encodes these proteins:
- a CDS encoding protein kinase, with protein MAEIVGQMIGGKYRVHSVLGEGAMGVVYRAAQLDTEGQPLRDVALKMIQAAFSRDADFAHRFLREVRIAARLRNPHSITVYDTGQADG; from the coding sequence ATGGCCGAGATTGTGGGCCAGATGATCGGGGGGAAGTATCGGGTGCACTCGGTGTTGGGCGAGGGGGCGATGGGGGTGGTGTACCGCGCCGCGCAACTCGATACCGAAGGGCAACCCCTGCGTGATGTCGCCCTCAAGATGATCCAGGCTGCTTTCTCCCGCGACGCCGATTTTGCCCATCGCTTCCTGCGGGAAGTGCGCATCGCCGCGCGCTTGCGCAACCCCCACTCCATTACTGTGTACGATACCGGCCAGGCTGACGGT